In Actinoplanes sp. NBC_00393, a single genomic region encodes these proteins:
- a CDS encoding multidrug effflux MFS transporter, whose product MTEPARRFRIVLVLGFLTALGPLTIDMYLPSLPTITTDLQTTAAAVQLTLTGTLVGLAFGQLLIGPLSDAVGRRLPLLGGIAVHVLASVLCVFAPNLAMLGTLRILQGLGAAAAAVVAMAMVRDLFDGLAAARLFSRLMLVVGVAPILAPTIGGLVLGWTSWRGVFVVLAAAGAAIMAAAALVLPETLPAAGRRSGGVRGTLRDYGRLFTDRVYVGLVLVAGLAMAALFAYVSGSSYVFQDEYGMSEQQFALVFAGGAVGLIGATQFNVRLLLRWTPQQILGGSLLAGLGFGLVLLILAVTETGGLTGILIPLWLVLTMVGLAMPNAPALALSRHGEAAGTAAALLGAVQFGVGAVAAPLVGMLGVGAVAMAVVVFGGMLAATLVCFLVVRPHRLPAVEHREPAVAVAH is encoded by the coding sequence GTGACCGAACCAGCCCGCCGCTTCCGGATCGTGCTCGTGCTCGGCTTCCTCACCGCGCTGGGGCCGCTGACCATCGACATGTACCTGCCGTCTCTGCCGACGATCACCACCGACCTGCAGACGACAGCTGCGGCCGTGCAGCTCACGTTGACCGGGACGCTGGTCGGTCTGGCCTTCGGTCAGTTGCTGATCGGCCCGCTCTCCGACGCGGTCGGCCGGCGGCTGCCGCTGCTGGGCGGCATCGCGGTGCACGTGCTCGCGTCGGTCCTGTGCGTGTTCGCGCCCAACCTGGCGATGCTGGGCACCCTGCGCATCCTGCAGGGCCTGGGCGCCGCCGCGGCCGCCGTGGTGGCGATGGCGATGGTCCGTGACCTGTTCGACGGGCTCGCCGCGGCCCGCCTCTTCTCCCGCCTGATGCTGGTCGTCGGCGTCGCCCCGATCCTCGCCCCCACGATCGGCGGCCTGGTGCTGGGCTGGACGTCCTGGCGCGGCGTGTTCGTCGTACTCGCCGCCGCCGGCGCCGCCATCATGGCGGCGGCCGCGCTGGTGCTGCCGGAGACCCTGCCGGCCGCCGGGCGCCGCAGTGGGGGAGTGCGGGGTACGCTCCGCGACTACGGCCGCCTCTTCACCGACCGGGTCTACGTGGGCCTGGTCCTGGTGGCCGGGCTGGCGATGGCGGCCCTCTTCGCGTACGTGAGCGGCTCGTCCTACGTCTTCCAGGACGAGTACGGCATGAGCGAGCAGCAGTTCGCGCTGGTCTTCGCGGGCGGCGCGGTCGGTCTGATCGGCGCGACCCAGTTCAACGTCCGCCTGCTGCTGCGCTGGACACCGCAGCAGATCCTGGGCGGCTCGCTGCTGGCCGGCCTCGGGTTCGGCCTGGTGCTGCTGATCCTGGCCGTCACGGAGACCGGCGGCCTGACCGGCATCCTGATCCCGCTCTGGCTGGTGCTGACCATGGTCGGGCTGGCCATGCCGAACGCTCCGGCGCTGGCGCTCTCCCGCCACGGCGAGGCAGCCGGAACCGCGGCCGCGCTCCTCGGGGCGGTCCAGTTCGGTGTGGGTGCGGTGGCCGCGCCGCTGGTGGGCATGCTCGGCGTCGGCGCGGTCGCGATGGCCGTCGTCGTCTTCGGCGGCATGCTGGCCGCCACGCTGGTCTGCTTCCTGGTGGTCCGGCCGCATCGCCTCCCGGCGGTCGAGCACCGCGAACCGGCCGTGGCGGTCGCTCACTAG
- a CDS encoding peptidoglycan D,D-transpeptidase FtsI family protein: MPWRADDETWRDRPERRPRPAPARPPRQVPARPRRLANSTRRLRLGTLLALSLFAAIGVRLVVLQVGTSDAEVRSLLALRAKRLSSVELPAPRGSILDRDGNVLAHSVEARYVSADPENAELQRNLRAVAGRLAPRLAVPRSELEAAMQREQLPDGTWTQFRYLARGVDVRVADTIDAMKLPGIYTHSDERRDVPGRDLAANLIGFTGDDLHGLEGMEARYDDLLHGTDGERVFETGKGALNKPIPGGYARETAAKPGRSLQLTIDRRLQYMVQQTLDAEAEKRGATVAGAVVLDARTGEVLAQASYPPYSAAEPQKADPQDRADVPTSVVTDPGSTHKAFIFGAALQEGLITPDTVLPIDPVIVRGGEPFEDLHPQPAGARMTMPGLLAYSSNVGTILIGEMLGKEKIYEYQQKFGLGRATGVGMPGEAEGQLLKPADWSGSAPGSVPIGHSVSATLIQMAAGYGAIANNGTWIQPHLIKATISADEEVTPAAAPETRKVLDPDVAAELRTMMEAVVEVPDGTGGAAKVRGHRVAGKTGTADALVDGQYSSHNASSFVGMAPAEDPRFVIAVSMDVSSGGGGDVAAPAFSRMMADALFHYRVPPSGTKPPVFRTRVLG, translated from the coding sequence ATGCCGTGGCGAGCCGACGACGAAACCTGGCGCGATCGACCGGAGCGGCGGCCACGGCCGGCGCCCGCCCGGCCGCCCCGGCAGGTGCCTGCCCGGCCGCGCCGGCTGGCCAACAGCACCCGCCGCCTGCGGCTGGGCACCCTGTTGGCGCTCTCCCTCTTCGCCGCCATCGGGGTACGGCTGGTGGTGCTGCAGGTGGGCACCTCGGACGCCGAGGTGCGCAGCCTGCTGGCCCTGCGCGCGAAGCGACTGAGCTCGGTCGAGCTGCCGGCGCCGCGCGGCAGCATCCTGGACCGCGACGGCAACGTGCTGGCGCACAGCGTGGAGGCCCGCTACGTCTCCGCCGACCCGGAGAACGCGGAGCTGCAGCGCAATCTCCGGGCGGTCGCGGGCCGGCTGGCGCCGCGGCTTGCCGTCCCGCGCTCCGAGCTGGAGGCGGCCATGCAACGCGAGCAGCTGCCCGACGGCACGTGGACGCAGTTCCGCTACCTGGCCCGGGGTGTGGACGTGCGGGTCGCCGACACCATCGACGCGATGAAGCTGCCGGGCATCTACACGCACAGCGACGAGCGGCGGGACGTGCCCGGCCGGGATCTCGCCGCCAACCTGATCGGGTTCACCGGTGACGACCTGCACGGTCTGGAAGGCATGGAGGCGAGGTACGACGACCTGCTGCACGGCACCGACGGTGAGCGGGTGTTCGAGACCGGCAAGGGCGCACTGAACAAACCCATCCCCGGCGGGTACGCGCGGGAGACGGCCGCCAAGCCGGGCCGATCGTTGCAGCTCACCATCGACCGGCGCCTGCAGTACATGGTGCAGCAGACGCTGGATGCGGAGGCGGAGAAGCGCGGCGCCACGGTGGCCGGAGCGGTGGTGCTGGACGCGAGGACGGGTGAGGTGCTGGCCCAGGCCAGTTACCCGCCGTACAGCGCGGCCGAGCCGCAGAAGGCCGACCCGCAGGACCGGGCCGACGTGCCGACCAGCGTGGTCACCGACCCGGGGTCGACGCACAAGGCGTTCATCTTCGGCGCAGCACTGCAGGAGGGCCTGATCACGCCGGACACCGTGCTGCCGATCGATCCGGTCATCGTGCGCGGCGGGGAGCCGTTCGAGGATCTTCATCCGCAGCCCGCCGGCGCCAGGATGACCATGCCGGGCCTGCTGGCCTACTCGTCGAACGTCGGCACGATCCTGATCGGGGAGATGCTCGGCAAGGAGAAGATCTACGAGTATCAGCAGAAGTTCGGACTGGGCAGGGCGACCGGCGTGGGCATGCCGGGCGAGGCCGAGGGGCAGTTGCTGAAGCCGGCCGACTGGAGCGGTTCGGCGCCCGGGTCGGTGCCGATCGGGCACAGCGTCTCGGCCACCCTGATTCAGATGGCGGCGGGGTACGGCGCGATCGCCAACAACGGCACCTGGATCCAGCCGCACCTGATCAAGGCGACCATCTCGGCCGACGAGGAGGTCACCCCGGCCGCGGCGCCGGAGACCCGCAAGGTGCTGGATCCGGACGTCGCCGCCGAGTTGCGGACGATGATGGAAGCCGTGGTGGAGGTGCCCGACGGCACCGGCGGCGCGGCGAAGGTCCGCGGGCACCGGGTGGCCGGCAAGACCGGCACCGCGGACGCGCTCGTCGACGGGCAGTACAGCAGCCACAACGCCAGCTCGTTCGTCGGGATGGCCCCGGCCGAGGACCCGCGGTTCGTGATCGCGGTGTCGATGGACGTCTCGTCCGGCGGTGGCGGCGACGTGGCCGCCCCGGCGTTCAGCCGGATGATGGCCGACGCGCTGTTCCACTACCGTGTGCCGCCGTCCGGCACGAAACCGCCGGTCTTCCGGACACGTGTCCTGGGATGA